In a single window of the Osmia bicornis bicornis chromosome 7, iOsmBic2.1, whole genome shotgun sequence genome:
- the LOC123987950 gene encoding uncharacterized protein LOC123987950: MGNLPTARVTESRPFTNVGVDYCGPFFIKERKHRNLNRVKVYVAVFVCLAVKAIHLELVSELTTEAFLAALRRFIARRGFCTDLYSDNGSNFIGANNELRELRALLQSDDHREKVTTFLAERAINWNFIPPLTPHFGGLWEAAVKSFKYHLKRVAGAELFTFENFNTLIIEIESILNSRPLTPISSDPNDLLVLTPAHFLIGDSLTSLRERNFRDTPSNRLSSWQHIQKVKQHFWTRWHREYLNELTTRRKWTTGGHAINEGTIVLLREENTPSLHWPLGRVVKVHPGSDGIIRTATIKTAKTTLDRSVKRLVPLPVQTDQDEQTMDDHS, encoded by the coding sequence ATGGGTAACCTACCTACAGCCAGGGTCACGGAATCTCGGCCATTCACTAATGTGGGAGTCGACTATTGCGGACCTTTCTTCataaaggaaagaaaacatAGAAATCTCAACCGGGTCAAGGTCTACGTTGCAGTTTTCGTCTGCCTCGCCGTAAAGGCGATCCATTTGGAGCTCGTTAGCGAGTTAACCACTGAGGCTTTCCTGGCGGCCCTCAGACGGTTTATCGCTAGAAGAGGATTCTGTACGGACCTGTATTCGGACAACGGTTCCAATTTCATTGGAGCAAACAACGAGCTACGTGAACTACGCGCACTACTACAATCCGACGACCATCGCGAGAAGGTCACCACCTTTCTCGCAGAACGCGCCATCAACTGGAACTTCATCCCTCCGTTGACACCTCACTTTGGAGGACTTTGGGAGGCTGCGGTGAAGTCATTCAAATATCATTTGAAACGCGTCGCAGGCGCAGAATTATTCACCTTTGAGAACTTCAACACCCTAATTATTGAAATCGAATCCATATTGAACTCTCGTCCACTCACTCCAATTTCATCTGATCCAAACGACCTCCTGGTCCTCACACCTGCTCATTTCTTGATCGGCGACTCCTTGACTAGCTTGCGTGAGAGAAATTTCAGAGATACTCCATCGAATCGCCTTTCCAGTTGGCAACACATCCAAAAGGTGAAGCAACATTTCTGGACCAGATGGCACCGAGAGTATCTCAATGAGCTGACCACCCGCAGAAAATGGACAACAGGAGGCCATGCTATAAACGAAGGTACCATCGTGCTTCTCAGGGAGGAAAACACTCCCTCTCTGCACTGGCCCCTAGGCCGAGTCGTCAAGGTCCATCCCGGCTCCGATGGCATCATTCGGACCGCCACCATAAAAACGGCCAAAACCACGCTAGATCGAAGCGTAAAACGACTCGTTCCCCTGCCCGTCCAGACAGACCAGGATGAGCAGACTATGGACGATCATTCATga
- the LOC114882015 gene encoding stress response protein nst1-like, with protein MERMDSNMKLLGKDIRREMEQLREEMRRREEEWIEQKRNLERKMEKMMKKMEQMERREAEDVRWKAIEEKMLKVAQEATGNRREESDGAKIKEKLKEIERILERKDKEERRKNIIRGTKVKREEVKEKAEEILKVTGVEDAIEEPNSNGYPNSNGYVRTHIWVYSAQRVKKSRKRRKRERKKHMGRLQETKNRREMVEMG; from the exons ATGGAGAGGATGGACTCAAATATGAAGTTACTAGGGAAGGACATAAGAAGAGAGATGGAGCAATTAAGAGAGGAAATGAGAAGAAGGGAAGAGGAATGGATAGAGCAGAAAAGGAACCTGGAGAGGAAGATGGAAAAAATGATGAAGAAAATGGAGCAGAtggagagaagagaagcgGAGGACGTGAGATggaaagcaatagaagaaaaaatgctCAAGGTAGCGCAAGAAGCAACAGGAAATAGAAGAGAGGAGTCTGACGGGGctaaaataaaagagaaattgaAGGAGATAGAAAGAATATTGGAGAGGAAAGAtaaagaagagagaaggaaaaaCATAATCAGAGGAACAAAAGTGAAAAGAGAGGAGGTGAAAGAAAAGGCAGAGGAGATCTTAAAGGTTACGGGGGTAGAGGACGCAATAGAGGAG CCGAATTCGAATGGTTAT CCGAATTCGAATGGTTATGTGAGAACCCATATATGGGTTTATAGCgctcaaagggttaagaagAGTCGcaagaggagaaagagagaaaggaaaaaacatATGGGTAGACTTCAAGAAACTAAGAATAGAAGGGAAATGGTGGAAATGGGATGA
- the LOC123987951 gene encoding golgin subfamily A member 6-like protein 1, producing the protein MEAKIKELRPWLEEIGGGRWTIIGGDFNAKTGEEGGSKTEEEDEEREEKRRSKDKKINAEGNRLLETLRETGRSILNGSIDGDKDGEFTYTGVRGETVIDYVIVEEEGREEIKRMEIGDRIESDHRPLIVEMKGGGEQNIVEERRRKAAPTGDWSEQERKEFREGLSWRKSKTKELNDDMKITLEELRKGLESGSKKGQKSKKKGWWDEECKERKKEVRKILREWRRGSKEGESYRKAKKEYNKVCEEKKKEENERFIKEVEGVKTDKDVWRIVNRERQQRGQPQSNIKKEEWKLHFMSLLGGTEEKVVMGGERIAEEDEEEEISREEIRKAVTKLKDGKAVGGDGIPNEV; encoded by the coding sequence ATGGAAGCAAAGATAAAGGAACTCAGACCCTGGTTAGAAGAAATAGGGGGAGGGAGATGGACGATAATAGGGGGCGATTTCAATGCGAAAACGGGAGAGGAGGGGGGAAGCAAGacagaggaggaagacgaagaaagagaggaaaaaagaaggtCCAAAGACAAGAAGATCAATGCGGAAGGAAACAGATTACTAGAGACCCTGAGGGAGACAGGCCGGTCTATTCTGAATGGAAGTATAGACGGGGACAAGGATGGAGAATTTACATACACCGGGGTCAGAGGAGAAACGGTGATAGACTACGTCATAGTAGAGGAGGAAGGAAGGGAAGAGATTAAAAGGATGGAAATTGGAGACAGGATAGAGTCAGACCACCGCCCCCTGATAGTAGAAATGAAGGGGGGAGGAGAACAAAACATAgtagaagaaagaagaaggaaggcAGCACCAACAGGGGATTGGTCGGAGCAGGAGAGGAAAGAATTCAGAGAGGGATTAAGCTGGAGGAAATCGAAGACCAAGGAATTGAACGACGACATGAAAATAACGCTAGAAGAGCTCAGAAAAGGGCTTGAGAGTGGAAGTAAGAAAGGACAAAAGAGCAAGAAAAAAGGATGGTGGGACGAGGAAtgcaaagaaagaaaaaaggaagttAGGAAGATACTAAGAGAGTGGAGAAGGGGGAGCAAAGAGGGAGAAAGTTACAGAAAAGCAAAGAAAGAATACAACAAAGTGtgtgaagaaaaaaagaaagaagaaaacgaaaggTTCATAAAAGAGGTAGAGGGAGTAAAAACGGACAAAGACGTGTGGAGAATAGTCAACAGGGAAAGGCAACAGAGAGGGCAGCCACAATCGAACATAAAAAAAGAGGAATGGAAATTGCATTTCATGAGCTTACTAGGAGGGACGGAAGAAAAGGTGGTGATGGGAGGAGAAAGGATAGCAGAAgaggacgaagaagaagaaataagtaGGGAGGAGATAAGAAAGGCAGTGACAAAACTGAAGGACGGGAAAGCAGTGGGTGGAGACGGAATACCAAACGAAGTCTGA